In one window of Janthinobacterium sp. 1_2014MBL_MicDiv DNA:
- a CDS encoding YbdK family carboxylate-amine ligase — MPLEPFGQSAALTFGVELELQLVNLSDYDLTAASPDLLHLLNKKPFPGNVTPEITESMIEINSSVHTHHGPLLEQLQEIRDTLITAGDKLNIGIAGGGTHPFQQWSSQKIFSKPRFQEISELYGYLAKQFTIFGQHVHIGCASGDDAMFLLHSLNRYIPHFIALSASSPYVQGRDTLFDSARLNSVFAFPMSGRAPFTLSWDQFSNEYFAKMENTGIIKSMKDFYWDIRPKPEFGTIELRVCDTPLTVERAAALAAYLQALCRYLLERRETPPVEDDYLVYNYNRFQACRFGLDGAITHPKTYETMSLREDIMTTLRKMEPHAEALGSTPALKHLSDVAKQWSDAQYLRKQHSLQGSAEGMVDSAIRCFRGEPMNY, encoded by the coding sequence ATGCCGCTGGAACCCTTTGGCCAATCGGCCGCGCTGACTTTCGGCGTCGAACTCGAACTGCAGCTGGTGAACCTGTCGGACTACGACCTGACGGCCGCCAGCCCCGACCTGCTGCACCTGCTGAATAAAAAACCGTTTCCCGGCAACGTCACGCCGGAAATCACCGAGAGCATGATCGAGATCAACTCGAGCGTGCACACGCATCATGGCCCCCTTCTGGAGCAGCTGCAGGAAATCCGCGACACGCTGATCACGGCCGGCGACAAGCTCAATATCGGCATCGCGGGCGGCGGCACGCACCCGTTCCAGCAATGGTCGTCGCAAAAGATCTTTTCCAAGCCGCGCTTCCAGGAAATTTCGGAACTGTACGGCTACCTGGCCAAGCAGTTCACCATCTTCGGCCAGCACGTGCATATCGGCTGCGCCTCGGGCGACGACGCCATGTTTTTGCTGCACTCGCTGAACCGCTACATCCCACACTTCATCGCCCTGTCGGCCTCCTCGCCCTACGTGCAGGGACGCGACACGCTGTTCGATTCGGCACGCCTGAACTCCGTGTTCGCCTTCCCCATGAGCGGACGCGCGCCATTCACCCTGAGCTGGGACCAGTTCTCCAACGAGTATTTCGCCAAGATGGAGAACACGGGCATCATCAAGAGCATGAAGGACTTTTACTGGGATATCCGCCCCAAGCCGGAATTCGGCACCATCGAGCTGCGCGTGTGCGACACGCCGCTGACGGTGGAGCGGGCCGCCGCGCTGGCCGCCTACCTGCAGGCGCTGTGCCGCTACCTGCTCGAACGCCGCGAGACGCCGCCGGTGGAAGACGATTACCTCGTGTATAACTACAACCGCTTCCAGGCCTGCCGCTTCGGCCTCGACGGCGCCATCACGCATCCGAAAACCTATGAGACGATGTCGCTGCGCGAGGACATCATGACCACCCTGCGCAAGATGGAACCGCACGCCGAGGCGCTGGGCAGCACGCCAGCCCTGAAACACCTGTCGGACGTGGCCAAGCAGTGGAGCGATGCGCAATACCTGCGCAAGCAGCACAGCCTGCAGGGCAGCGCCGAGGGCATGGTCGATTCGGCCATCAGATGTTTTCGCGGCGAGCCCATGAACTACTGA
- a CDS encoding FecR family protein, translated as MQATLLRACVQANAPRRHAVKTLALLLACGASLYAFERHAPWRSWTADYRTGVNRRRVVTLSDGTQLTLNTSSAVNIDYSGEQRRIVLLAGEIFIATGKDAAQRPFFVSTPHGGLQALGTRFTVRLHDAYASAGVLEGAVAVLADDGGQRLVLRPGEGAHFDSAGYHRQALAPYGGAWLGGMLVARDMRLADFLAELTRYCEQPLSCAPGIASLRVSGSYPLADTDAILDAVCASLQLRRNTVTRFWGHQVVRIELAAR; from the coding sequence ATGCAGGCGACCCTGCTGCGCGCCTGCGTGCAGGCGAATGCGCCGCGCCGCCACGCCGTCAAGACCCTGGCCCTGCTGCTGGCCTGCGGCGCTTCGCTGTACGCATTCGAACGCCATGCGCCATGGCGCAGCTGGACGGCCGACTACCGCACGGGCGTCAACCGGCGCCGCGTCGTGACCCTGAGCGATGGCACCCAGCTCACCCTCAACACCAGCAGCGCCGTCAACATCGATTACAGCGGCGAACAGCGGCGCATCGTGCTGCTGGCCGGCGAGATCTTCATCGCCACCGGCAAGGACGCGGCACAACGGCCGTTCTTCGTCAGCACACCGCATGGCGGCCTGCAGGCGCTGGGCACGCGTTTCACGGTGCGCCTGCACGATGCCTACGCCAGCGCCGGCGTGCTCGAAGGGGCCGTCGCCGTGCTGGCCGACGATGGCGGCCAGCGCCTGGTGCTGCGTCCCGGCGAGGGCGCCCACTTCGACAGCGCGGGATACCACCGCCAGGCGCTGGCTCCCTATGGCGGGGCCTGGCTCGGTGGCATGCTGGTGGCGCGCGACATGCGCCTGGCCGATTTCCTCGCCGAGCTGACGCGCTACTGCGAGCAGCCGCTGAGCTGTGCGCCCGGCATCGCCAGCTTGCGCGTCTCCGGCTCCTACCCGCTGGCCGACACGGACGCCATCCTCGACGCCGTCTGCGCCAGCCTGCAGTTGCGCCGCAATACCGTCACGCGCTTCTGGGGCCATCAGGTCGTGCGCATCGAACTGGCGGCACGCTAA
- a CDS encoding cation:proton antiporter, translated as MQSLISIAADLSWPFAITLAWVVGEFGHRWTGLPRISFYGVIGFILAQTQVGILPQTDAGPMLVLADVAFGLILFEVGYRINLRWLKNNPWIAVTGLVESLLTFAVVYFIGIEFGTTSMTALLLASLAMSTSPATIMRVINEERSSGQVTERIVHLTALNCVLAVFTFNIIIGFWMFQSSTDLIEATSSSAAVLAASVAAGTVFGIIVPAMLRRLGNMAQDATVAFALSVMLLVALTYTTSLSPLLATLTFGLVARHRRVAFSQAQRNFGALGELLTVLLFVYAASTLEWGSVTAGAGLALAVVGGRLLTKVVGVAAFSHVSGISWRKGILTGVALTPVSVFIILLLEHARQHGVNFGDELNALAAVTLGLELVGPVLVQRVLMLAKETHEIKER; from the coding sequence ATGCAAAGTCTAATCTCGATCGCCGCCGACCTGTCCTGGCCGTTCGCCATTACCCTGGCCTGGGTCGTCGGCGAATTCGGCCACCGCTGGACGGGCCTGCCGCGCATCAGTTTTTACGGCGTGATCGGCTTCATCCTGGCGCAGACGCAGGTCGGCATCCTGCCGCAGACGGACGCCGGTCCCATGCTGGTGCTGGCCGACGTGGCCTTCGGCCTGATCCTGTTCGAAGTCGGCTACCGCATCAACCTGCGCTGGCTGAAAAACAACCCGTGGATCGCCGTCACGGGCCTCGTCGAGTCCCTGCTGACCTTTGCCGTCGTGTACTTCATCGGCATCGAGTTCGGCACCACATCGATGACGGCGCTGCTGCTGGCGTCGCTGGCCATGTCCACCTCGCCGGCCACCATCATGCGCGTCATCAACGAGGAGCGCAGCTCGGGCCAGGTCACGGAACGCATCGTCCACCTGACGGCGCTCAACTGCGTGCTGGCCGTCTTCACCTTCAACATCATCATCGGTTTCTGGATGTTCCAGAGCTCCACCGACCTGATCGAGGCGACCAGCAGCAGCGCCGCCGTGCTGGCCGCCTCCGTGGCCGCCGGCACCGTCTTCGGCATCATCGTGCCCGCCATGCTGCGCCGCCTGGGCAACATGGCGCAGGATGCCACGGTGGCTTTCGCCCTGTCCGTGATGCTGCTCGTCGCCCTGACCTACACCACCAGCCTGTCGCCGCTGCTGGCCACCCTGACCTTCGGCCTGGTGGCGCGCCACCGCCGCGTCGCCTTCAGCCAGGCGCAGCGCAATTTCGGCGCGCTGGGCGAACTGCTGACGGTGCTGCTGTTCGTGTATGCCGCCTCGACCCTGGAATGGGGCAGCGTGACGGCCGGCGCCGGCCTGGCCCTGGCCGTCGTCGGCGGCCGCCTGCTGACGAAAGTCGTCGGCGTGGCCGCGTTCTCGCATGTCAGCGGCATTTCCTGGCGCAAGGGCATCCTGACAGGCGTGGCGCTGACGCCCGTCTCCGTCTTCATCATCCTGCTGCTCGAACACGCGCGCCAGCACGGCGTGAACTTCGGCGACGAATTGAATGCCCTGGCCGCCGTCACCCTGGGCCTGGAACTGGTCGGCCCCGTGCTCGTGCAGCGCGTGCTGATGCTGGCAAAAGAAACCCACGAAATCAAGGAGCGCTAA
- the norR gene encoding nitric oxide reductase transcriptional regulator NorR gives MTTSAMHLLLLTDLVADLPVAVRLQRLVGSLRAHFGCEAVALLKLDGEHLRPVAMAGLASDALGRRFAVTDHPRLAAILQRRGVLCFHHDSALPDPYDGLIAERAGEPLPVHDCMGMALDLEGERWGVITLDALQVGAFDVRAQRELGELACAIEAAVRVTRLEAEIRGLRLSGGAMQANAQAPREEHDFVGQSGAITQLLHELQVVADSELPVLLLGETGVGKELCAHRLHRLSRRAGKPLIHVNCAALPESLAESELFGHVRGAFSGAVSDRPGRFEAAEGGTLFLDEVGELPLSIQAKLLRTLQNGEIQRLGADRPRRVNVRVIAATNRSLREHVRDGTFRADLYHRLSVYPVPIPPLRERGNDVLLLAGGFLELNRARLGLRSLRLSAAAEEALRHYRWPGNVRELEHVISRAALKAVIRGADRKDIVTLETDMLDLDALEAPAGALTPAPAACATAAAPLLSMHQIVEASQRQAIRQALALHQDNWAAAARQLGLDASNLHKLARRVGLKA, from the coding sequence ATGACCACCTCCGCCATGCACCTTCTGCTACTCACCGACCTGGTCGCCGACCTGCCCGTGGCCGTGCGCCTGCAACGGCTGGTGGGCAGCCTGCGCGCGCACTTCGGCTGCGAGGCCGTGGCCTTGCTCAAGCTCGATGGCGAGCACCTGCGGCCCGTGGCCATGGCCGGCCTGGCCAGCGATGCGCTGGGACGCCGTTTCGCCGTCACGGACCATCCGCGCCTGGCCGCCATCCTGCAGCGGCGCGGCGTGCTGTGCTTCCATCACGACAGTGCCCTGCCCGATCCGTACGACGGCCTGATCGCCGAGCGGGCCGGCGAGCCGCTGCCCGTGCACGATTGCATGGGCATGGCGCTCGACCTGGAAGGCGAACGCTGGGGCGTGATCACGCTCGACGCCCTGCAGGTGGGCGCCTTCGATGTCCGCGCGCAGCGCGAGCTGGGCGAACTGGCGTGCGCCATCGAGGCGGCCGTGCGCGTCACCCGCCTGGAGGCCGAAATACGCGGCCTGCGCCTGTCGGGCGGCGCCATGCAGGCCAATGCGCAGGCGCCGCGCGAGGAACACGATTTCGTCGGCCAGAGCGGCGCCATCACGCAATTGCTGCACGAACTGCAGGTGGTGGCCGATTCGGAACTGCCCGTGCTGCTGCTGGGGGAAACGGGGGTGGGCAAGGAACTGTGCGCGCACCGGCTGCACCGGCTGTCGCGCCGCGCCGGCAAGCCCTTGATCCATGTCAATTGCGCGGCCCTGCCCGAGTCCCTGGCCGAAAGCGAACTGTTCGGCCATGTGCGCGGCGCGTTTTCCGGCGCTGTCAGCGACCGGCCCGGCCGTTTCGAGGCGGCCGAAGGGGGCACCCTGTTCCTCGATGAAGTGGGGGAATTGCCGCTGTCCATCCAGGCCAAGCTGCTGCGCACCTTGCAAAATGGGGAAATCCAGCGCCTGGGCGCGGACCGGCCGCGCCGGGTCAACGTGCGCGTGATCGCCGCCACCAACCGCAGTCTGCGCGAGCATGTGCGCGACGGCACGTTCCGGGCCGACCTGTACCACCGTTTATCCGTGTATCCCGTGCCGATTCCGCCGCTACGCGAGCGGGGCAATGACGTGCTGCTGCTGGCGGGCGGTTTCCTGGAACTCAACCGTGCACGCCTGGGCCTGCGCAGCCTGCGCCTGTCGGCGGCGGCGGAAGAGGCGCTACGCCACTACCGCTGGCCCGGCAATGTGCGCGAGCTCGAGCACGTGATCAGCCGTGCCGCGCTGAAAGCCGTGATCCGCGGCGCGGACCGCAAGGACATCGTCACCCTGGAAACGGATATGCTCGATCTCGATGCGCTGGAGGCGCCGGCGGGTGCGCTGACCCCTGCGCCGGCAGCGTGCGCGACGGCAGCGGCGCCTTTGCTCAGCATGCATCAAATCGTGGAAGCGAGCCAGCGCCAGGCCATCCGCCAGGCGCTAGCCCTGCATCAGGACAACTGGGCCGCCGCGGCGCGCCAGCTGGGGCTGGACGCCAGCAATCTGCACAAGCTGGCGCGCCGGGTCGGGCTGAAAGCCTGA
- a CDS encoding GNAT family N-acetyltransferase: MKDISTENVFVPLELHGIRLEALAPHHAPGLRAAAMDGELWNLRVTSVPEPDQVDQYIFKAIEMRPARFAFAVIDVASGDVIGTTSYHDVVPAIGRLEIGYTWYAKRCQRSHVNTTCKLLLLAHAFETLDCALVGLRTDNFNHASQTAIERLGAKKDGVLRHHALRRDGTVRDTVMYSIARGEWPEIAAHLRYKLAQRPIAALPRADGGADGESAPC; the protein is encoded by the coding sequence GTGAAAGACATCAGCACGGAAAACGTCTTCGTTCCGCTGGAGCTGCACGGCATCCGCCTCGAGGCGCTGGCGCCCCATCACGCGCCCGGCCTGCGCGCCGCGGCCATGGATGGCGAATTATGGAACCTGCGCGTGACGTCCGTGCCGGAACCGGACCAGGTCGACCAGTACATCTTCAAGGCCATCGAGATGCGCCCTGCGCGCTTCGCCTTTGCCGTCATCGACGTGGCCAGCGGCGACGTGATCGGCACTACCAGCTACCACGACGTGGTACCCGCCATCGGCCGCCTGGAAATCGGCTACACCTGGTATGCGAAGCGCTGCCAGCGCAGCCACGTCAATACCACCTGCAAGCTGCTGTTGCTGGCGCACGCCTTCGAGACTCTCGATTGCGCGCTGGTGGGACTGCGCACCGACAACTTCAACCACGCCTCGCAGACGGCCATCGAACGCCTGGGCGCGAAAAAGGATGGCGTGCTGCGCCACCATGCGCTGCGCCGCGACGGCACCGTGCGCGACACGGTCATGTACAGCATCGCGCGCGGCGAGTGGCCGGAAATCGCCGCCCACCTGCGCTACAAGCTGGCGCAGCGTCCCATCGCGGCGCTGCCCAGGGCCGACGGCGGCGCGGATGGCGAAAGCGCGCCATGCTGA
- a CDS encoding c-type cytochrome, whose protein sequence is MKKIFALLVLAGIANAVTAADIVGNAKAATAKVEMCIGCHGIPGYKATFPEVFQVPMIGGQSAKYIENALQAYKKGDRKHPSMKGIASSLSDQDIADVAAYYAQQAKPN, encoded by the coding sequence ATGAAAAAAATATTTGCACTTCTCGTGCTTGCCGGCATCGCAAATGCCGTCACAGCGGCTGACATTGTAGGAAACGCCAAGGCAGCCACTGCCAAGGTGGAAATGTGTATCGGTTGCCACGGCATTCCCGGTTACAAGGCAACTTTCCCTGAAGTGTTCCAGGTGCCGATGATCGGCGGCCAGTCGGCAAAATACATCGAAAATGCGCTGCAAGCGTACAAGAAGGGCGATCGCAAGCACCCCAGCATGAAGGGCATCGCCAGTAGCCTGTCGGACCAGGATATCGCCGACGTCGCCGCCTACTATGCGCAACAAGCCAAGCCGAACTGA
- a CDS encoding AAA family ATPase: protein MQAQHPQQGHRFEGSDSYVATADLKLAVNAALTLQRPLLIKGEPGTGKTMLAEEVAAALNMPLMQWHIKSTTKAQQGLYEYDAVSRLRDSQLGDERVRDIQNYIVKGVLWQAFTAPEPVVLLIDEIDKADIEFPNDLLRELDRMEFYVYETREMVTARHRPLVIITSNNEKELPDAFLRRCFFHYIKFPDKDTMEQIVAVHYPHLKQELLAQALQTFYEVRDVPGLKKKPSTSEFLDWLKLLLAEDIPAEALRSKDNKAVVPPLHGALLKNEQDVHLFERLMFMSRTNR from the coding sequence ATGCAAGCACAGCACCCACAGCAAGGCCACCGCTTCGAAGGTTCCGACAGCTATGTCGCCACCGCCGACCTGAAACTGGCCGTGAATGCGGCACTGACCTTGCAGCGGCCACTGCTGATCAAGGGCGAGCCCGGCACGGGCAAGACCATGCTGGCCGAGGAAGTGGCGGCGGCGCTGAACATGCCGCTGATGCAATGGCATATCAAATCGACCACCAAGGCGCAGCAGGGCCTGTACGAGTACGACGCCGTCTCGCGCCTGCGCGATTCTCAGCTCGGCGACGAGCGCGTGCGCGACATCCAGAACTACATCGTCAAGGGCGTGCTGTGGCAGGCGTTCACGGCGCCCGAACCGGTGGTGCTGCTGATCGACGAGATCGACAAGGCCGACATCGAATTCCCGAACGATTTGCTGCGCGAACTCGACCGCATGGAATTCTATGTCTACGAAACGCGCGAAATGGTCACGGCGCGCCATCGCCCGCTCGTCATCATCACCTCGAACAACGAGAAGGAATTGCCGGACGCCTTCTTGCGCCGCTGCTTCTTCCACTACATCAAATTCCCGGACAAGGACACGATGGAGCAGATTGTCGCCGTCCACTATCCGCACCTGAAACAGGAATTGCTGGCGCAGGCGCTGCAAACCTTCTATGAAGTGCGCGACGTGCCGGGCCTGAAGAAAAAACCGTCGACGTCGGAATTCCTCGACTGGCTCAAGCTGCTGCTGGCCGAGGACATCCCCGCCGAAGCATTGCGCAGCAAGGACAACAAGGCCGTCGTGCCGCCCCTGCACGGGGCGCTGCTGAAAAACGAACAGGATGTGCACCTGTTCGAGCGCCTGATGTTCATGTCGCGCACCAACCGCTAA
- a CDS encoding TonB-dependent siderophore receptor, with protein MHHASRSLLTRTVLACALSQIGMALALPASAQAQTQQVRSYSIPAGSLGDVLTRFGSDSAILLSFSSEATQGLRSAGLQGRYSLQDGFRALLAGSGLQAVPQANGGYLLQKIPASAGAPSADSRGVAVMSGVTVVAAAERSAVTAGTGSYTGGPASGATGLVLTQRETPQSLTIVTRQQMDDQNSNAVSDVMKNVNGVSVQNYDSDRWSFQARGFAVTNFQYDGVSAIYDGVYDWGTTNSDMAIYDRIEVLKGATGLMSGSGDPSATVNMVRKRPTASFEGSATLGAGSWDNYRGEVDVSGPLNDSRTVRGRLVGAYQDKHSYLDRYKQQKSVAYGIIEADLTPVTLLTAGFTHQDYKPRGSTWTGFPVLFSDGSRTDFPTAWNPATDWSRRDMQNTTLFTSLEHSFANEWKVKLSANQLRSKHDSVLGSASGGNPDPATGEGAYFFMGKYKGDRRQTTVNVDASGPFTAFGRRHEAMVGYSSSTAKQDGPVYESIYPPVEGSYFDWRGQYAEPAFKRLGNDNDSTRQSGLYGAVRLHPVDALSVIVGARVSDYRQEQDRTFFDSGTARIQSRIEENKVITPYAGIVYDLDKTYSVFGSYTSIFAPQSNRDVNRNFLAPVRGKGFEAGVKAEYLDGKVNASASLFQIRQSNVASSVGEVNGEEAYRAIDGVTSRGVEMEVTGEVARDLKLSAGYTYAHVRDAEGKDVFSTMLQTTQSAHLVRVQGTWRLPASLDKLTVGGGINWQSSYYGNIWNPAINDYSRIKQGSYALVNLLARYEISKNVTASLNVNNLLDKKYMTGLGLFQTGFYGEPRSVMFTVRTKF; from the coding sequence ATGCATCACGCTTCGCGTTCCCTCCTTACCCGCACCGTACTGGCCTGCGCCCTGTCGCAGATCGGCATGGCCCTGGCCCTGCCGGCGTCAGCCCAGGCGCAAACGCAGCAAGTGCGCAGCTACAGCATTCCCGCAGGCTCGCTGGGCGATGTCTTGACGCGCTTCGGCAGCGACAGCGCCATCCTGCTGTCGTTCTCCAGCGAGGCCACGCAAGGCTTGCGCAGCGCCGGCCTGCAAGGCCGCTACAGCCTGCAGGACGGTTTCCGCGCGCTGCTGGCCGGCAGCGGCCTGCAAGCCGTGCCGCAGGCGAATGGCGGCTACCTGTTGCAGAAAATCCCCGCCAGCGCCGGCGCCCCTTCGGCGGACAGCCGCGGCGTGGCCGTCATGAGCGGCGTCACCGTGGTGGCAGCGGCCGAACGCAGCGCCGTGACGGCCGGCACGGGCAGCTATACGGGCGGCCCCGCCAGCGGCGCCACGGGCCTGGTCCTGACGCAGCGCGAAACGCCGCAATCGCTGACCATCGTCACGCGCCAGCAGATGGATGACCAGAACAGCAACGCCGTCTCCGACGTCATGAAGAACGTCAATGGCGTGAGCGTGCAGAACTATGACAGCGACCGCTGGAGCTTCCAGGCGCGCGGCTTCGCCGTCACCAATTTCCAGTACGACGGCGTATCGGCCATCTATGACGGCGTGTACGACTGGGGCACGACGAACAGCGACATGGCCATCTACGACCGCATCGAAGTGCTGAAAGGCGCGACGGGCCTGATGAGCGGCTCGGGCGACCCGTCCGCCACCGTCAACATGGTGCGCAAGCGCCCCACCGCCAGCTTCGAGGGCTCGGCCACCCTGGGCGCCGGCTCGTGGGACAACTACCGTGGCGAAGTCGATGTCTCCGGCCCCCTGAACGACAGCCGCACGGTGCGCGGCCGGCTGGTGGGCGCCTACCAGGACAAACACTCCTACCTGGACCGCTATAAACAGCAAAAATCGGTCGCCTACGGCATCATCGAGGCGGACCTGACGCCTGTCACCCTGCTGACGGCCGGTTTCACGCACCAGGATTACAAGCCGCGCGGCTCGACCTGGACCGGTTTTCCCGTGCTGTTCTCGGATGGCTCGCGCACGGATTTCCCCACCGCGTGGAACCCGGCCACGGATTGGAGCCGCCGCGACATGCAGAACACCACGTTGTTTACGTCGCTGGAGCATAGCTTCGCCAACGAGTGGAAGGTGAAATTGAGCGCCAACCAGCTGCGCAGCAAGCATGACAGCGTGCTCGGCTCGGCCAGCGGCGGCAATCCCGACCCCGCCACGGGCGAAGGCGCCTATTTCTTCATGGGGAAATACAAGGGCGACCGCCGCCAGACCACCGTCAACGTCGACGCCAGCGGCCCGTTCACGGCCTTCGGCCGCCGGCACGAAGCCATGGTCGGCTATTCTTCATCGACGGCGAAGCAGGATGGCCCCGTCTACGAATCCATCTATCCGCCAGTCGAAGGCAGCTATTTCGACTGGCGCGGCCAGTACGCGGAACCGGCCTTCAAGCGCCTGGGCAACGACAACGACAGCACGCGCCAGAGCGGCCTGTATGGCGCCGTGCGCCTGCATCCTGTCGACGCGCTGTCCGTCATCGTCGGCGCGCGCGTCAGCGACTACAGGCAGGAACAGGACCGTACCTTCTTCGACAGCGGCACGGCGCGCATCCAGTCGCGCATCGAGGAAAACAAGGTCATCACGCCGTATGCGGGCATCGTGTATGACCTCGACAAGACATATTCCGTGTTCGGCAGCTACACCAGCATCTTCGCGCCGCAGAGCAACCGCGACGTCAACCGCAACTTCCTCGCCCCCGTGCGCGGCAAGGGTTTCGAAGCGGGCGTGAAGGCGGAGTACCTTGACGGCAAGGTCAATGCCAGCGCGTCCCTGTTCCAGATCCGCCAAAGCAACGTGGCCAGCTCTGTGGGTGAAGTCAACGGCGAAGAAGCGTATCGAGCCATCGACGGCGTCACCAGCCGCGGCGTGGAAATGGAAGTGACGGGCGAAGTGGCCAGGGATTTGAAGCTGAGCGCCGGCTATACCTATGCGCATGTGCGCGACGCGGAGGGCAAGGACGTGTTTTCCACCATGCTGCAAACCACGCAGTCGGCCCACCTGGTGCGCGTGCAGGGCACGTGGCGCCTGCCGGCAAGCCTGGACAAGCTGACCGTCGGCGGCGGCATCAACTGGCAAAGCAGCTACTACGGCAATATCTGGAATCCCGCCATCAACGATTATTCGCGCATCAAGCAGGGCAGCTACGCACTGGTCAACCTGCTGGCCCGCTATGAAATCAGCAAGAACGTCACGGCCAGCCTCAACGTGAACAACCTGCTGGACAAGAAATACATGACGGGTTTGGGCCTGTTCCAGACGGGCTTTTACGGCGAACCGCGCAGCGTGATGTTCACCGTGCGCACGAAGTTTTAA
- a CDS encoding c-type cytochrome, which produces MKTLFAALVCATVSFSAVAAGNINTGKVLAEKYSCATCHGKDYGSPIDPSYPKLAGQHRDYLEHAMTAYKRGDKANGRNNAIMTGQVKPLSNQDIKDLAAYFHSLPGTLVTHR; this is translated from the coding sequence ATGAAAACATTATTCGCCGCCCTCGTTTGCGCCACCGTCTCGTTTTCCGCCGTTGCCGCCGGCAATATCAACACGGGCAAGGTCCTGGCGGAGAAATACAGCTGCGCCACCTGCCACGGCAAGGATTATGGCTCGCCCATCGACCCGTCGTATCCGAAACTGGCGGGCCAGCACAGGGATTACCTGGAACACGCGATGACGGCGTACAAGCGGGGCGACAAGGCCAACGGCCGCAACAACGCCATCATGACGGGCCAGGTCAAGCCGCTGAGCAACCAGGATATCAAGGACCTGGCCGCCTACTTCCACAGCCTGCCCGGCACCCTGGTGACGCACCGCTGA
- a CDS encoding vWA domain-containing protein gives MLIDFFFTLKDAKIPVSIKEFLTLLEALQKNVIGASMDDFYYLSRLTLVKDEAHFDKFDRAFAQYFKGVNAAFETNATIPLDWLLKRMQRELSEEQKAQLEKFGYDKLMDRLNELLKEQKERHEGGSKWIGTGGTSPFGNGGTNPEGIRIGGKGGNRTAVKVWEARSYKDYDGERELGTRNIKVALRRLRKFAREGAEDELALDATIAATANNAGYLDIRMRPERKNRIKVLMLLDVGGSMDDHIERTEELFSAAKTEFKNMEFFYFHNCVYDYLWKNNRRRNAERFPTWDVLRKYPPDTKLIFVGDATMSPYEILQPGGSVEYNNEEAGSTWLARFTAAFPKFIWLNPESEGLWQYRQSIGVMRQLMNNRMFPLSIDGLERGMRLLSK, from the coding sequence ATGCTGATCGATTTCTTCTTCACGCTCAAGGATGCAAAGATTCCCGTCTCCATCAAGGAATTCCTGACGCTGCTCGAGGCGCTGCAAAAGAACGTCATCGGCGCCTCGATGGACGATTTCTACTATCTGTCGCGCCTGACCCTGGTCAAGGATGAAGCGCATTTCGACAAGTTCGACCGCGCGTTCGCGCAGTACTTCAAGGGCGTCAATGCGGCCTTCGAGACGAATGCGACGATTCCGCTCGACTGGCTGCTGAAACGCATGCAGCGCGAATTGTCCGAAGAGCAGAAGGCGCAGCTGGAAAAATTCGGCTACGACAAGCTGATGGACCGCCTGAACGAGCTGCTGAAGGAACAGAAGGAACGCCACGAAGGCGGCAGCAAGTGGATAGGCACGGGCGGCACCTCGCCGTTCGGCAACGGCGGCACGAACCCGGAGGGCATCCGCATCGGCGGCAAGGGCGGCAATCGCACGGCCGTGAAGGTGTGGGAAGCGCGCAGCTACAAGGATTACGACGGCGAGCGCGAGCTGGGCACGCGCAACATCAAGGTGGCGCTGCGCCGCCTGCGCAAGTTCGCGCGCGAAGGCGCGGAAGACGAGCTGGCGCTCGACGCCACCATCGCCGCCACCGCCAACAACGCGGGCTACCTCGACATCAGGATGCGGCCCGAGCGCAAGAACCGCATCAAGGTGCTGATGCTGCTCGACGTGGGCGGCAGCATGGACGACCATATCGAGCGTACCGAGGAACTGTTCTCGGCGGCGAAGACGGAATTCAAGAACATGGAATTCTTTTACTTCCATAACTGCGTCTACGACTACCTGTGGAAGAACAACCGGCGCCGCAACGCCGAGCGTTTCCCCACCTGGGACGTGCTGCGCAAGTACCCGCCCGACACCAAGCTGATTTTTGTCGGCGACGCCACCATGAGCCCCTATGAAATACTGCAGCCGGGCGGCTCGGTCGAATACAACAACGAGGAAGCGGGATCGACATGGCTGGCGCGTTTTACCGCCGCCTTCCCGAAATTCATCTGGCTCAATCCCGAGTCGGAAGGCCTGTGGCAGTACCGCCAGTCCATCGGCGTGATGCGGCAATTGATGAACAACCGCATGTTCCCGCTATCGATCGACGGACTGGAACGGGGCATGCGCTTGCTCAGTAAATAA